From the Thermococcus sp. M39 genome, one window contains:
- a CDS encoding DUF530 family protein, whose translation MTTTEELVGQVNKILDDIGIDMAGLFESFDIPSLVFYLNRNMEILRDFEEELSRRVGETVPSVRGIDKKEKDPHIRWLYKKKHNRILALERLRSAIVAHKMALALISANYSFYIGNREIDVKTIKKHEELKKIKVVKKPFTLGRLEILPHLAYSGDVLKLLGQESIEVREAFKLIKSKLREKGVVRKKSFRIEVEYWEKGRLKKTRIDLPTDADIESELRQRFGKRFRWRVLSYVKTKGVLINNHYTVDNLALAYAAFDPEKGPELLGLDLFRYYFLTSEKERENLGLYPDIKLCIDCHYSIFDLPFMKEKGFRTGFGSMMIIQKCEIEKMLSGKRSEISNIPNYLLGGAILYGISPFEEEKVAELLGLDLDKLVEAIRKLVLSGLHTSLFTNVEKFEKFMPKSDKAKRFLELLQG comes from the coding sequence ATGACGACCACCGAAGAGCTGGTCGGTCAGGTTAACAAGATTTTGGACGACATTGGAATTGATATGGCTGGGTTATTTGAGAGTTTTGACATTCCCTCTCTTGTTTTCTACTTAAACAGGAATATGGAGATCTTGAGAGACTTTGAAGAAGAGCTGTCGAGAAGGGTTGGGGAAACTGTTCCTTCAGTCAGGGGCATAGACAAGAAAGAAAAGGATCCTCATATAAGGTGGCTGTATAAGAAGAAGCACAACAGGATTCTAGCCCTTGAGAGGCTTAGGAGCGCAATAGTAGCACATAAAATGGCTTTGGCTTTGATTTCAGCGAACTACTCCTTCTACATCGGAAATAGAGAAATAGATGTAAAAACAATCAAAAAGCACGAAGAGCTTAAGAAGATAAAAGTTGTTAAAAAACCCTTTACTCTTGGAAGACTCGAAATTCTACCTCATCTAGCATACTCTGGCGATGTGTTGAAGCTTCTCGGTCAGGAAAGCATTGAGGTTAGAGAGGCATTTAAGCTCATAAAGTCAAAGCTTAGAGAAAAAGGTGTTGTTAGAAAGAAGAGCTTTAGGATTGAAGTTGAATATTGGGAAAAAGGAAGGCTCAAGAAGACGAGGATTGATCTTCCAACGGATGCAGACATAGAGAGCGAGCTCAGGCAGAGGTTTGGAAAGCGCTTCCGCTGGAGAGTTTTGAGCTATGTGAAAACAAAAGGAGTTCTCATAAACAATCATTACACCGTTGATAACCTGGCTTTGGCCTATGCAGCATTTGACCCAGAAAAGGGTCCAGAACTTCTTGGTCTTGACTTATTTAGATATTATTTCCTAACCTCCGAAAAAGAAAGGGAAAACTTGGGTTTATATCCAGACATTAAGCTCTGCATTGACTGTCACTATTCAATTTTTGATCTGCCATTTATGAAGGAGAAAGGGTTTAGGACGGGTTTTGGAAGCATGATGATCATTCAAAAGTGTGAGATCGAGAAGATGCTCAGCGGAAAGAGAAGCGAAATTTCAAATATTCCCAACTACCTCCTTGGTGGAGCAATACTGTATGGAATCAGCCCATTTGAGGAGGAAAAAGTTGCAGAGCTGCTTGGGCTGGATTTAGATAAACTCGTTGAAGCAATTAGGAAGCTCGTCTTGTCTGGTCTTCACACGTCTCTGTTCACGAATGTTGAGAAGTTTGAGAAATTCATGCCGAAGAGCGATAAAGCAAAGAGATTTTTGGAGCTTCTCCAGGGGTGA
- a CDS encoding DUF1699 family protein, translating to MRVEIKARNNEELLRKIDEMLNENVREVYINLRPTKEILVRILENAPNVRVIGCPPSLYPKVSKRVIKALRQMGIDIIPIKKSRGRPRKYDEAVLLQIRELMKKGKTPKEISRELGIPLRTLYYMINGR from the coding sequence GTGAGAGTTGAGATAAAGGCGAGAAACAACGAGGAGCTTTTGAGGAAAATAGATGAGATGCTCAACGAAAATGTGAGAGAAGTCTACATCAATCTGCGACCAACTAAAGAAATCCTTGTGAGAATTCTGGAGAATGCTCCAAATGTAAGGGTCATTGGCTGTCCCCCAAGTCTATATCCAAAAGTCTCAAAGAGAGTTATAAAAGCCCTCAGACAGATGGGCATTGATATTATCCCCATAAAGAAATCGAGAGGAAGACCAAGGAAATATGATGAAGCCGTTCTCCTCCAGATCAGAGAGCTTATGAAGAAAGGAAAAACCCCAAAAGAAATCAGCAGAGAACTTGGGATTCCCTTGAGAACTTTGTACTACATGATTAACGGGAGATAA
- a CDS encoding DUF4129 domain-containing protein produces MVPNREKSELHPLGNTRFYRKNPKHPKTVDIVRHTLVFLLIIFLFSLLYRYTIRSEASSFNIEWIYLAWGFFFFIAMSIALRFLFETGISGERLPRKKSKWRNVAEFITLFALVVAVYLILTAKPRYLPRGEAPLIRYPKWIMSFGLNQTVMVYYKPLPLYMYVIPLLIAALIVLTAVKRRRKHAVVMGELHRFNPQMTFDTIEGTPEERIIKMYKNVVAGLVLKGYPYQKSWTHWEHEEKLRNIFEDLEDLHALTRIFEKAKYAKKLSGEDIDIAKKSYDNLMKFLR; encoded by the coding sequence ATGGTGCCCAATAGAGAAAAATCAGAGCTGCATCCTTTGGGAAACACTAGATTTTACAGGAAAAATCCCAAACATCCAAAGACAGTTGATATTGTAAGACACACCCTTGTCTTTTTGCTTATAATCTTTCTGTTCTCATTGCTCTACAGATATACAATTAGATCGGAGGCTTCATCATTTAATATCGAGTGGATATACCTAGCATGGGGGTTCTTTTTCTTTATAGCAATGAGCATTGCATTGAGATTCCTCTTTGAAACTGGCATTTCGGGTGAAAGACTTCCAAGGAAGAAGAGTAAATGGAGAAATGTCGCTGAGTTTATTACATTGTTTGCACTTGTTGTTGCAGTTTACCTCATCCTCACAGCTAAACCTCGCTATTTACCTCGCGGAGAGGCTCCTCTTATAAGGTATCCAAAATGGATTATGAGCTTTGGGCTTAATCAGACTGTTATGGTTTACTATAAACCTCTGCCCTTGTATATGTATGTAATCCCTCTCCTTATTGCCGCTCTTATTGTTTTAACCGCAGTTAAAAGACGGAGAAAGCACGCCGTAGTTATGGGCGAGCTTCATAGATTTAACCCCCAGATGACCTTTGATACAATTGAAGGAACGCCGGAGGAGAGGATAATAAAGATGTACAAGAACGTTGTTGCTGGCCTCGTTTTGAAGGGCTACCCCTATCAAAAGAGCTGGACCCATTGGGAGCATGAAGAAAAGCTAAGAAATATTTTTGAGGATTTAGAGGATTTGCACGCGCTTACGAGGATATTTGAGAAAGCAAAATATGCCAAAAAGCTCAGCGGTGAAGATATAGACATTGCAAAGAAAAGTTATGACAATTTGATGAAATTCTTGAGATAG
- a CDS encoding GTP cyclohydrolase IV, whose amino-acid sequence MSEIFETQEEVPEIREKLHRVGITNLRTVAKINWKGKLYTFIPTFEITIDVPEEKKGIHMSRLVESITETMSEAVEEEVSRVHSSLEELELAIIKRLEKKHPHKRAEIWIKTHLIIGKETPVSKRTSLETYDVEVGVIKDEIKGKLEKVLRVTVIGNTACPHAMANNQGKTHIQRAIATLEIKTNFDEEIPLEDMIEVVESSFSSPTYTLLKTVDENAVVQRMYQNPKFVEDVAREIIFKAKQRFKGRIHVKVISLESIHKHDVIAETWY is encoded by the coding sequence ATGAGCGAGATTTTTGAAACTCAAGAGGAAGTTCCGGAGATTAGGGAGAAGCTTCATAGGGTTGGGATAACGAATCTCAGAACTGTGGCAAAGATCAACTGGAAAGGAAAGCTCTACACATTTATTCCAACATTTGAAATTACAATTGATGTTCCAGAGGAGAAAAAGGGAATACACATGAGCCGTCTCGTGGAGAGCATAACAGAAACGATGAGCGAAGCAGTGGAAGAAGAAGTGAGTAGAGTTCACTCCTCCCTTGAGGAGCTTGAGCTTGCCATAATCAAGCGCTTAGAGAAAAAGCATCCGCATAAAAGAGCTGAAATATGGATAAAAACGCATCTAATTATTGGAAAAGAAACCCCTGTAAGCAAAAGAACGAGCTTGGAAACCTATGATGTTGAGGTTGGAGTGATAAAGGACGAGATAAAAGGGAAGCTCGAAAAAGTGCTTAGAGTTACAGTTATAGGGAACACTGCCTGCCCGCATGCAATGGCAAACAATCAAGGAAAAACCCATATCCAGAGAGCGATAGCAACTCTCGAGATAAAGACCAACTTTGATGAGGAAATACCCCTTGAGGACATGATTGAAGTCGTTGAAAGCTCCTTCAGCTCTCCGACATATACACTTCTCAAGACAGTTGACGAGAACGCTGTTGTCCAGAGGATGTATCAGAATCCTAAGTTCGTGGAAGATGTTGCTAGAGAGATAATATTCAAAGCAAAACAGCGCTTTAAAGGCAGAATTCATGTAAAAGTCATCAGTTTGGAGAGCATTCACAAGCATGATGTGATAGCTGAGACTTGGTATTAA
- a CDS encoding TBP-interacting protein, whose product MKYSELDSRIRKVYSRIRMLDDYHWDLSEDKILGRHKKSNLKIRIRVANSKEEAEKLSEVKEGEGLDIVVVPDKNTFYIYNGTFIMTSKFLKGTLVDINDHIVWRGFKVVEQDGELIQEDFYEYLGGRFIEHLKNSMTIGQDFVFWQFYKCEVCGKYVDIDSVRSHLKSHGIKIEDKDEMVYDVFEINLIEGKVYDKYGREVKEETLSEEARDFIKETLESFKS is encoded by the coding sequence GTGAAGTACAGTGAGCTGGATTCAAGGATTAGGAAAGTTTACTCCAGAATTAGAATGCTGGACGATTATCACTGGGACTTGAGTGAGGACAAGATACTCGGGAGACACAAAAAGAGCAACCTAAAAATCAGGATTCGAGTTGCGAACAGCAAAGAAGAAGCAGAGAAGTTAAGTGAAGTGAAAGAAGGAGAAGGCCTCGACATAGTGGTTGTCCCGGACAAAAACACATTTTACATTTACAACGGAACATTCATCATGACGTCAAAATTCCTCAAAGGAACGCTCGTGGATATAAACGATCACATAGTGTGGAGAGGATTTAAGGTTGTTGAGCAAGATGGGGAGCTCATTCAAGAGGACTTCTATGAATACTTGGGTGGCAGATTCATCGAGCACTTGAAGAACAGCATGACAATCGGCCAAGACTTTGTGTTCTGGCAGTTTTACAAGTGTGAAGTATGTGGCAAATACGTTGACATCGACAGCGTGAGAAGCCACTTGAAGAGCCATGGAATTAAGATTGAGGATAAAGACGAGATGGTGTACGATGTGTTTGAGATCAACTTGATTGAAGGCAAGGTTTATGACAAGTATGGTCGAGAAGTTAAAGAAGAGACGCTCAGTGAAGAGGCTAGGGATTTCATCAAGGAAACTCTCGAGAGCTTTAAATCTTAA
- a CDS encoding threonine--tRNA ligase has translation MRMLLIHSDYLEYEVKDKALKKPEEISEEQKRGRLEEVLAVFVSVEKVDEQNPEEVVDKAIAEIKDVASQVKAQNIFVYPFAHLSSELASPDVALKILKAIEEKLKEEGFNVKRAPFGYYKAFKLSCKGHPLAELSRTVVPGEAKKEEEVPEALKKEEEELVSYWYILTPEGELIEVDKFDFTGHENLKKFANYEISKSRIAEKEPPHVKIMLEQELVDYEPGSDPGNLRYYPKGRLIKSLLEQYVTEKVIEYGAMEVETPIMYDFEHPALEKYLNRFPARQYIVKSGDKKYFLRFAACFGQFLIKKDATISYKHLPLRMYELTRYSFRREKRGELSGLRRLRAFTMPDMHTVAKDLKQAMEEFKKQYKLSMEVLKGVGLTPEDYEVAIRFTEDFWNENKDFIVELVRIIGKPVLIEMWKQRFFYFILKFEFNFVDNLDKAAALSTVQIDVENAQRFGITYYDEDGKEKYPLILHCSPSGAIERVMYAILEKQAKLRNQGKKPMYPLWLSPIQVRVIPVSEDYLDYALYIAGKLEGAKIRVDVDDTSDRLTKKIRKAEKEWIPYIIVVGENEKRQGIITVRKREDGKQYEMQLEDLIKEIRQKTEGFPYKPRPLPLLLSQRPKFRG, from the coding sequence ATGAGAATGCTTCTAATCCACAGCGATTATCTTGAGTATGAAGTTAAAGACAAGGCTTTGAAAAAGCCCGAAGAGATAAGTGAAGAGCAAAAAAGAGGGAGGCTTGAGGAAGTTCTTGCTGTTTTTGTAAGCGTTGAGAAGGTTGACGAGCAAAATCCAGAAGAAGTTGTTGATAAGGCTATTGCTGAAATTAAAGATGTTGCTTCTCAAGTCAAGGCTCAAAACATATTTGTTTATCCATTCGCTCACTTAAGCAGTGAATTGGCTTCACCAGATGTTGCCCTCAAGATTCTCAAGGCAATTGAGGAGAAGCTCAAGGAAGAGGGCTTCAACGTTAAGAGGGCACCCTTTGGATACTACAAAGCGTTTAAGCTGAGTTGTAAAGGCCACCCATTGGCAGAGCTTTCAAGGACAGTAGTCCCAGGAGAGGCTAAGAAAGAGGAGGAAGTTCCAGAGGCTCTGAAGAAAGAGGAAGAAGAGCTTGTCAGCTACTGGTATATTCTCACACCAGAAGGAGAGCTGATTGAGGTCGATAAATTTGACTTCACAGGGCATGAGAACCTCAAGAAGTTTGCAAACTACGAGATAAGTAAAAGCAGAATAGCAGAGAAGGAACCGCCTCACGTTAAGATAATGCTTGAGCAGGAGTTAGTTGATTATGAGCCAGGAAGTGACCCAGGAAACTTAAGATACTATCCAAAGGGAAGACTCATCAAGTCACTGCTTGAGCAGTATGTTACAGAGAAAGTTATAGAATACGGTGCCATGGAAGTTGAGACACCAATAATGTATGACTTTGAACACCCAGCTCTTGAAAAGTATCTGAACAGATTCCCAGCAAGGCAGTACATTGTCAAGAGCGGTGATAAGAAGTACTTCCTTAGGTTTGCCGCTTGCTTTGGTCAGTTCCTCATAAAGAAAGATGCAACAATAAGCTACAAGCACTTGCCATTGAGAATGTATGAGCTCACAAGATATTCCTTCAGAAGAGAGAAGCGCGGTGAGTTAAGCGGTCTCAGAAGACTTAGAGCATTCACAATGCCGGATATGCACACAGTCGCTAAGGACTTAAAGCAGGCAATGGAGGAGTTTAAGAAGCAGTATAAGTTAAGCATGGAAGTTCTTAAGGGCGTTGGATTAACACCAGAAGATTATGAAGTTGCAATAAGATTCACAGAGGACTTCTGGAACGAGAACAAGGACTTCATAGTTGAATTAGTAAGAATTATTGGAAAACCAGTCCTAATTGAGATGTGGAAGCAAAGGTTCTTCTACTTCATCCTCAAGTTCGAGTTCAACTTCGTTGACAACTTAGACAAAGCTGCAGCTTTAAGCACAGTGCAGATTGATGTTGAAAACGCCCAGAGATTTGGAATCACATACTATGATGAGGATGGAAAAGAAAAGTACCCGCTCATACTCCACTGCTCACCTAGCGGTGCAATTGAAAGAGTGATGTATGCGATACTTGAAAAGCAGGCAAAGCTTAGAAATCAAGGAAAGAAGCCAATGTATCCTCTCTGGCTCAGTCCAATACAAGTTAGGGTTATTCCAGTTAGCGAAGATTATCTCGACTACGCCCTCTACATTGCAGGAAAGCTTGAGGGCGCAAAGATTAGGGTAGATGTTGACGACACAAGTGATAGATTGACAAAGAAGATTAGAAAGGCAGAGAAAGAGTGGATCCCATACATTATTGTAGTTGGTGAAAACGAGAAGAGACAAGGCATTATTACTGTCAGAAAGAGAGAAGACGGCAAGCAGTACGAAATGCAGCTTGAGGACTTAATAAAAGAGATAAGACAGAAGACAGAAGGCTTCCCATACAAGCCAAGGCCTCTACCGTTACTGCTTTCTCAGAGACCCAAGTTCAGGGGTTAG
- a CDS encoding exosome complex RNA-binding protein Csl4: MDVDKRKESAKNGDFVIPGDYLGVIEEFLPGDGVIEENGELYATRAGKVKINQEKMEISVVPVTDTPPIPKVGQVVIAKVIEVKPQAVIVQLLKIEGREDYREIATSKLAGIHISQVKDGFVEDMSKEFKIGDIVRARVLTNEKSPIQLTTRAPDLGVVFALCSKCKTPLVRRGNQLVCPRCGNVETRKLSTLYRKIKT, translated from the coding sequence ATGGATGTAGATAAGAGGAAAGAATCAGCGAAAAATGGGGATTTTGTTATTCCAGGTGATTATCTTGGGGTTATCGAGGAGTTCCTTCCCGGAGATGGTGTCATTGAAGAAAATGGGGAGCTTTATGCAACAAGAGCTGGAAAAGTTAAGATAAACCAAGAAAAGATGGAAATAAGCGTAGTTCCAGTTACAGATACTCCTCCAATTCCAAAAGTCGGGCAAGTTGTAATTGCAAAAGTGATTGAAGTGAAGCCTCAAGCTGTGATTGTCCAGCTTCTCAAGATTGAAGGAAGGGAGGATTACAGGGAGATAGCAACTTCAAAGCTTGCTGGCATTCACATATCCCAAGTTAAGGACGGCTTTGTTGAAGATATGAGCAAGGAGTTTAAGATTGGAGACATAGTAAGGGCAAGGGTTTTAACTAACGAAAAAAGCCCAATTCAGCTCACAACTAGAGCTCCGGATTTGGGAGTTGTCTTTGCATTATGCTCAAAATGCAAGACTCCGCTTGTAAGAAGGGGTAATCAGCTTGTATGTCCTAGATGTGGAAACGTTGAGACTAGGAAACTCTCAACGCTTTACAGAAAGATTAAAACTTAG
- a CDS encoding DUF2067 family protein, which yields MKAKKVIVIHVKDDIEKEEFMKELQKLNLPAFIYVHGRLNSLKINIQGTKDEIRDAIYKIKDIHRRVRSRLYANKRGLYRYTLDDIFREAGVSISAPILLKTLELLGETVEFKDNELETSMPWNEIIALTRKLGEYLADISLQTTRQIREVALPLAVVFNIDPEEILDLMIELGVAEYKEDKFKYELVKNKEQAMEIMLKHLIGEGNED from the coding sequence ATGAAAGCCAAAAAAGTAATCGTTATCCATGTAAAAGATGATATAGAAAAAGAAGAGTTTATGAAGGAGTTGCAGAAGCTTAATCTGCCCGCTTTTATTTATGTTCATGGGAGGCTCAACTCTCTAAAGATCAACATTCAAGGTACTAAAGATGAAATTAGAGATGCCATTTATAAGATCAAGGACATCCACAGAAGAGTTCGTTCTCGCTTGTATGCAAACAAGCGCGGGCTGTATAGATACACGCTCGATGACATATTTAGAGAAGCGGGTGTCAGCATTTCAGCCCCAATTCTGCTGAAAACACTTGAGCTGCTTGGAGAAACCGTTGAATTTAAAGACAATGAACTTGAGACATCAATGCCCTGGAACGAAATAATTGCCCTAACAAGGAAGCTTGGAGAATATCTCGCAGACATTTCACTCCAGACCACAAGGCAAATAAGGGAAGTTGCGTTACCTTTAGCTGTTGTCTTTAACATTGATCCAGAAGAGATTCTGGACTTGATGATCGAGCTTGGAGTAGCTGAGTACAAAGAGGATAAGTTTAAATACGAACTTGTGAAGAACAAAGAGCAGGCTATGGAGATAATGTTAAAGCATTTGATAGGTGAGGGAAATGAAGATTGA
- a CDS encoding DNA-directed RNA polymerase subunit L: protein MKIEVIKREGNVMEFYLVGEDHTFANLLNEVLHENKHVTFAGYTIEHPILAARKPKFKVVTDGKITPEEALEEAAQKIFDRAKEALEVWEKAVKK, encoded by the coding sequence ATGAAGATTGAGGTTATCAAGCGCGAAGGGAATGTAATGGAGTTTTACCTTGTTGGAGAAGACCACACATTTGCTAATCTTCTCAATGAAGTTCTTCATGAGAACAAGCACGTTACATTTGCTGGCTACACAATTGAGCATCCAATCTTAGCTGCCAGAAAGCCAAAGTTTAAAGTTGTTACAGATGGCAAAATAACCCCAGAGGAAGCTTTAGAGGAAGCTGCCCAAAAGATATTTGACAGAGCTAAAGAAGCCCTTGAGGTTTGGGAAAAGGCTGTTAAAAAGTGA
- a CDS encoding ribonuclease III family protein: MKYSKDFTDKNLSKFGDSLVNFIFSLALSEYLGYPAAGRVPNSSLALALDRAKLSHLIPPRTDKHGKGDIAEAIIAYAWLEKKISIEEAAEIIKKNLTPDVVHFAKRKEIIGLAFGELLKVIKERLGL, from the coding sequence ATGAAATACTCAAAAGACTTCACAGACAAAAACCTCTCAAAGTTCGGCGATTCTTTGGTTAATTTTATATTCTCCCTAGCCCTAAGCGAGTATTTAGGATATCCAGCCGCTGGTAGAGTTCCGAATTCTTCTTTAGCCTTAGCTCTTGATAGAGCCAAGCTTTCCCATTTGATTCCCCCAAGAACGGACAAGCATGGGAAAGGAGATATAGCTGAGGCTATAATAGCTTATGCATGGCTCGAGAAAAAGATATCGATTGAAGAGGCAGCTGAAATCATAAAGAAAAACTTAACCCCAGATGTTGTTCATTTTGCAAAAAGGAAGGAAATAATAGGTCTTGCCTTTGGAGAGCTTTTAAAAGTGATAAAAGAAAGGCTTGGACTTTGA
- a CDS encoding sugar phosphate isomerase/epimerase: protein MEIGVSIYPHFVNKDKSLPSVLADVKIKKYDFVQIFPHALGLIKNGEVVEKKLRPVEAALKGVGINYIVRMPLSVNLRDHIYYSRHFKVAKAVVDVAIKLGAKIIVMQSGKTGRLDLEIEAIQQLADIASKFGIKIALENTFSVKDTLYVVDNVDRENVGFALDVAHAFLSAQGDENKLLEDVKLGTEKTIILMIHDNFGKLTPQVEPEDALAYGVGDLHLLPGEGKIPFGKVLKLFGEVPLLLKVKDPDKFAKLPDKQTLIEILTNI from the coding sequence ATGGAGATTGGAGTTAGTATCTATCCTCACTTTGTGAACAAAGATAAAAGCTTGCCATCGGTTCTAGCTGATGTGAAAATTAAGAAGTACGACTTCGTTCAGATCTTTCCGCATGCTCTTGGGCTGATAAAAAATGGTGAAGTAGTTGAGAAGAAGCTCCGCCCCGTTGAGGCAGCATTAAAAGGTGTAGGGATAAACTACATAGTCAGAATGCCTCTCTCAGTTAACCTCAGAGATCACATTTACTATTCGAGACACTTCAAAGTCGCGAAAGCTGTAGTTGATGTTGCAATAAAGCTGGGGGCAAAAATCATAGTCATGCAGAGCGGAAAAACAGGGAGATTAGATCTGGAGATTGAAGCAATTCAGCAGCTGGCAGACATAGCGAGCAAGTTTGGAATCAAGATAGCCCTTGAGAACACATTCAGCGTCAAAGATACCCTCTATGTTGTGGATAATGTAGATAGAGAGAACGTTGGCTTTGCTTTAGACGTTGCTCACGCCTTTTTAAGCGCTCAAGGAGATGAAAACAAGCTCCTTGAAGACGTTAAACTGGGAACAGAGAAAACGATAATTCTAATGATTCACGACAATTTCGGAAAGCTCACACCCCAAGTTGAGCCAGAAGATGCTCTTGCCTATGGAGTTGGTGATCTACATCTCCTACCAGGTGAAGGCAAGATACCATTTGGAAAAGTCCTCAAGCTATTTGGAGAGGTCCCGCTGTTACTTAAAGTCAAAGACCCGGACAAATTTGCAAAGCTGCCTGACAAGCAGACATTGATTGAAATTCTGACAAACATTTAA
- the sppA gene encoding signal peptide peptidase SppA → MDREEVWKYLTFILTLLLALAIVSNVLLYTQNSELQKALMTNRTTEIKVEMPNITVQAPTGNITALQAKIEELQMQIEYLKEQLREKQPTEANATIAILPIMGPIDEAMALDIVSKIREIKENESIGGVLLWIESPGGYVGPVRVIYKELKKLSYEKPIVAYTGGYADSGGYFIACAADKIIADPLAEIGSIGVLYVHYDLEQYYAQNGIKVNVFKTGKYKDMGAEWRDLTPEEREMIKNTIDTYFQDFLQAVSEGRHLDMNTTKEYATGQTWFATEVKGTLVDDTGDLDYAIKVLEELMGVKSARVIIYDAQKTDFGIYESSSLYMPANYVYSYIRG, encoded by the coding sequence GTGGATAGAGAAGAAGTCTGGAAGTACCTCACGTTCATCTTAACTCTTCTCCTAGCTTTGGCAATTGTGAGCAACGTACTGCTTTACACACAGAACAGCGAACTCCAGAAGGCTTTAATGACAAACAGAACAACTGAAATTAAAGTTGAAATGCCGAACATAACAGTTCAGGCTCCTACAGGGAACATAACAGCATTGCAAGCTAAAATCGAAGAGCTTCAAATGCAGATTGAGTACCTTAAGGAACAGCTGAGGGAAAAGCAGCCAACGGAAGCAAACGCAACGATAGCGATACTTCCCATAATGGGTCCAATCGACGAAGCAATGGCGCTTGATATAGTTTCCAAGATTAGAGAGATCAAAGAAAATGAAAGCATAGGTGGAGTTCTGCTCTGGATTGAGAGTCCCGGAGGTTACGTAGGCCCAGTCAGAGTAATTTACAAAGAGCTGAAAAAGCTCAGCTATGAAAAGCCGATAGTTGCCTATACGGGCGGCTACGCTGATTCAGGAGGATACTTCATAGCATGTGCAGCTGATAAAATCATCGCTGATCCATTGGCAGAGATCGGCAGCATAGGGGTTCTCTATGTCCATTATGACCTTGAGCAGTACTATGCCCAAAATGGCATAAAAGTCAACGTCTTCAAGACTGGCAAGTACAAAGATATGGGTGCTGAATGGAGGGATTTAACCCCCGAAGAAAGAGAGATGATAAAGAACACCATCGATACGTACTTCCAGGATTTCCTCCAAGCAGTCAGCGAAGGAAGACACCTTGATATGAATACAACAAAAGAATACGCAACTGGCCAAACTTGGTTTGCTACAGAGGTCAAAGGAACTCTAGTTGACGATACTGGAGATTTAGATTACGCAATTAAGGTTCTTGAGGAGCTTATGGGCGTTAAAAGCGCTAGAGTAATCATATACGATGCTCAAAAAACAGATTTTGGAATCTATGAGAGCTCATCCCTCTACATGCCCGCCAATTATGTTTACTCTTACATAAGGGGGTGA
- a CDS encoding PH1570 family protein has translation MQCEEKLEVFENGFEDGKFNLRIEFYGADARKVLLAILYELYLPDYGPEYVYPFECAKEFWGIYMDASEVQPEELKLGKPKFVSRAVIDKLEAILENIEAPRDVKESIDLEKAEIYKLKDGLLALGKNFLLDGIKNRLFIFNKPSARELILKYIGRW, from the coding sequence ATGCAATGTGAGGAAAAGCTTGAGGTATTTGAAAATGGCTTTGAGGATGGAAAGTTCAACTTGAGAATAGAGTTTTATGGTGCTGATGCCAGAAAAGTGCTACTTGCAATTCTTTATGAACTTTATCTTCCAGACTATGGGCCGGAATACGTCTATCCTTTCGAATGTGCAAAGGAGTTTTGGGGCATTTACATGGATGCCAGCGAAGTTCAGCCAGAAGAGCTTAAGCTCGGCAAGCCCAAATTTGTGAGCAGAGCAGTTATTGATAAGCTCGAGGCAATTTTAGAGAACATTGAAGCTCCAAGAGATGTAAAAGAGAGCATAGACTTAGAAAAGGCAGAGATTTATAAGCTTAAAGATGGGCTTTTAGCTTTAGGAAAGAACTTTCTGCTTGACGGCATTAAAAACCGCTTGTTTATCTTTAACAAGCCCTCTGCAAGGGAGTTGATTTTGAAATATATTGGGAGATGGTAG